The proteins below come from a single Hippocampus zosterae strain Florida chromosome 5, ASM2543408v3, whole genome shotgun sequence genomic window:
- the LOC127601476 gene encoding uncharacterized protein LOC127601476 isoform X3, producing MAHTLPQKVHSEAQGQWHAANYLSCYSAYFAVSITYISYLRVSCSCAGRKTTIYYGNNECQMVNSKHRGVMNVLCFFFSVKDQAVAQKDSPVSCYTIEPGMLAGIISADVLLTLIIVTITYRCASNQSSKNHKHREKDDHKVYMNVRT from the exons ATGGCACACACATTACCGCAG aAAGTCCACAGCGAAGCGCAGGGACAATGGCATGCAGCAAATTATTTATCTTGTTATTCTGCGTACTTTGCAGTAAGTATTACCTACATTTCTTATCTGCGAGTTAGCTGTTCTTGTGCAGGAAGGAAAACCACAATCTACTACGGAAATAATGAGTGTCAAATGGTAAACTCCAAGCATAGAGGTGTCATGAAtgtgttgtgtttctttttctctgTTAAAGACCAGGCTGTGGCACAGAAAG ACAGCCCTGTTTCATGCTACACGATTGAGCCTGGCATGCTGGCAGGTATTATAAGTGCAGATGTGCTGTTGACCCTCATCATCGTCACCATCACCTACCGATGTGCCAGCAATCAGAGTAGCAAAAAtcacaaacacagagaaaagg ACGATCACAAAGTGTATATGAATGTGAGGACCTAG
- the LOC127601476 gene encoding uncharacterized protein LOC127601476 isoform X2, giving the protein MDALLLLLQKHNHMSTRKLPFTKSASSSSSSSGKSLLIDNIFMDETTHYMKDTFCIASSLFGIIVSDIFLTVFIVGSVFYLLTLLKKRTERAAKIHAQPDPEEITESPHQELHGIQFHATQCVQCTHLIVQCVYCDGSMRPHEACRHTDTLC; this is encoded by the exons ATGGAcgccctccttctcctcctccaaaAACACAATCACATGTCCACACGTAAGCTTCCCTTCACTAAGTCtgcctcatcctcatcctcttcctctggAAAATCACTTCTGATTGACAACATCTTTATGGATGAGACCACGCACTACATGAAGGACACTTTTTGTATTGCGAGTTCACTATTTG GCATTATTGTCTCTGATATCTTCTTGACCGTCTTCATTGTGGGCTCTGTTTTCTACTTGTTGACCCTCCTCaagaaaaggacagagcgggccG CAAAAATACATGCACAACCAGACccagaagagataacagaatcTCCCCATCAG GAGTTGCATGGAATTCAATTCCATGCAACTCAATGTGTACAGTGTACACATCTGATTGTACAGTGTGTGTActgtgatgggtccatgaggcctcatgaggcgtgtcgacacactgacacactgtgttga
- the LOC127601476 gene encoding uncharacterized protein LOC127601476 isoform X1, translating into MDALLLLLQKHNHMSTRKLPFTKSASSSSSSSGKSLLIDNIFMDETTHYMKDTFCIASSLFGSGRQGIIVSDIFLTVFIVGSVFYLLTLLKKRTERAAKIHAQPDPEEITESPHQELHGIQFHATQCVQCTHLIVQCVYCDGSMRPHEACRHTDTLC; encoded by the exons ATGGAcgccctccttctcctcctccaaaAACACAATCACATGTCCACACGTAAGCTTCCCTTCACTAAGTCtgcctcatcctcatcctcttcctctggAAAATCACTTCTGATTGACAACATCTTTATGGATGAGACCACGCACTACATGAAGGACACTTTTTGTATTGCGAGTTCACTATTTG GCTCTGGAAGACAAG GCATTATTGTCTCTGATATCTTCTTGACCGTCTTCATTGTGGGCTCTGTTTTCTACTTGTTGACCCTCCTCaagaaaaggacagagcgggccG CAAAAATACATGCACAACCAGACccagaagagataacagaatcTCCCCATCAG GAGTTGCATGGAATTCAATTCCATGCAACTCAATGTGTACAGTGTACACATCTGATTGTACAGTGTGTGTActgtgatgggtccatgaggcctcatgaggcgtgtcgacacactgacacactgtgttga
- the LOC127601476 gene encoding TYRO protein tyrosine kinase-binding protein-like isoform X4, which yields MLHLLFVDGTHITAESPQRSAGTMACSKLFILLFCVLCNQAVAQKDSPVSCYTIEPGMLAGIISADVLLTLIIVTITYRCASNQSSKNHKHREKDDHKVYMNVRT from the exons ATGCTTCATCTCTTGTTCGTGGATGGCACACACATTACCGCAG aAAGTCCACAGCGAAGCGCAGGGACAATGGCATGCAGCAAATTATTTATCTTGTTATTCTGCGTACTTTGCA ACCAGGCTGTGGCACAGAAAG ACAGCCCTGTTTCATGCTACACGATTGAGCCTGGCATGCTGGCAGGTATTATAAGTGCAGATGTGCTGTTGACCCTCATCATCGTCACCATCACCTACCGATGTGCCAGCAATCAGAGTAGCAAAAAtcacaaacacagagaaaagg ACGATCACAAAGTGTATATGAATGTGAGGACCTAG